A genomic region of Alistipes megaguti contains the following coding sequences:
- a CDS encoding dihydrofolate reductase: MISIIAAVAQNGVIGDRNALLWHISEDMKHFKTLTTGHPVVMGRKTWESLGRPLPNRTNVVITRQAIEIPGCRVVHSLEEAMALFAADEEIFIIGGAQIYAEALPRAGRFYLTRVFHDYEGDTCFPAWDEAEWRLTSSESFPHGKDYPWPFAFESWERR; encoded by the coding sequence ATGATCAGCATCATTGCGGCCGTAGCGCAGAATGGCGTCATCGGCGACCGGAATGCCCTGTTGTGGCACATCTCCGAGGATATGAAACACTTCAAGACGCTGACGACGGGGCATCCCGTCGTGATGGGGCGCAAGACCTGGGAGTCGCTGGGCCGGCCGCTGCCCAACCGCACCAACGTCGTCATCACGCGTCAGGCAATCGAAATCCCGGGTTGTCGGGTGGTCCATTCGCTCGAAGAGGCGATGGCGTTGTTCGCCGCCGACGAGGAGATCTTCATCATCGGCGGGGCGCAGATCTATGCCGAGGCGCTGCCCCGGGCCGGACGTTTCTACCTGACGCGGGTCTTTCACGACTATGAGGGCGATACGTGTTTTCCGGCGTGGGACGAGGCGGAATGGCGTCTGACCTCCTCCGAATCCTTCCCTCACGGCAAGGATTATCCCTGGCCCTTTGCCTTCGAAAGCTGGGAGCGCCGTTGA
- a CDS encoding 4Fe-4S dicluster domain-containing protein, with protein MGKYFDMLMEDVRMREGLNACMNCGVCTGVCPAAEFYNYDPRQIVSIVQSRDDDAIEALLKSDTIWYCGECMSCRPRCPRGNTPGYVIQALRTLSQKLGFFVESEKGRQQLALKRIIGENILRTGYCIVPRLVKPELHPEQGTVWQWIYDHDKEVYGQFSPAYMRHGAGALRRIDEESLDEIRRIFDVSGGSEMFDTIEKHSDRKAREMGYEEGADQQYMMDVFTTNSNEHY; from the coding sequence ATGGGAAAATATTTCGACATGCTGATGGAGGACGTGCGCATGCGCGAGGGGTTGAACGCCTGCATGAACTGCGGCGTCTGCACGGGAGTCTGCCCGGCGGCCGAGTTCTACAACTACGACCCGCGGCAGATCGTCTCGATCGTCCAGTCGCGTGACGATGACGCCATCGAGGCCCTGCTGAAGAGCGACACGATCTGGTATTGCGGCGAGTGCATGTCGTGCCGTCCGCGCTGTCCGCGGGGCAATACGCCGGGCTACGTCATTCAGGCGCTGCGTACGCTGTCGCAGAAGCTGGGCTTCTTCGTCGAGAGCGAGAAGGGCCGCCAGCAGCTGGCTCTGAAGCGCATCATCGGCGAGAATATCCTCCGCACGGGCTACTGCATCGTGCCGCGGCTGGTCAAACCCGAACTCCACCCCGAACAGGGAACCGTCTGGCAGTGGATCTACGACCACGACAAGGAGGTCTACGGGCAGTTCTCACCCGCCTACATGCGTCACGGCGCCGGAGCCCTGCGCCGCATCGACGAGGAGTCCCTCGATGAGATCCGCCGCATTTTCGATGTCAGCGGCGGCAGCGAGATGTTCGATACGATCGAGAAACACTCCGACCGCAAGGCCCGCGAAATGGGCTACGAAGAGGGTGCCGACCAGCAGTACATGATGGACGTCTTCACCACCAACAGCAACGAGCACTATTAG
- a CDS encoding CoB--CoM heterodisulfide reductase iron-sulfur subunit B family protein, with amino-acid sequence MMKRRSWQEYQKEIADDHYYYARSCIRQNFFPGSEKAFIDILTNDLGKDLLDDPKHSSCTGIGYHSDIVPLETIMTVVARQFSLMNEAGYENFVTSCITSFGIYTEVLATWKEFPETEEKTRENLFKATGREFRKPANVAHTSDVMFHFRDEIARRAKHRLVNAVTGEPLRVVEHIGCHYAKIFPKSGIGGSEFPYVLAGMIESWGGEVVDYPERRHCCGFGFRNYLVQANRGYSIANSHKKLESMAPYKPDFIVANCPGCAMFLDKWQYAIAEMEGTTYGQNGHGIPVLTYEEMAGLVLGYDPWTLGIQMHQVDVEPLLDKMGIDYDPAAKYLGRNGKYIGKPASAVVNCCPTDTIYDIRE; translated from the coding sequence ATGATGAAACGCAGAAGTTGGCAGGAGTATCAGAAGGAGATTGCCGACGACCACTACTACTATGCCCGCAGCTGCATCCGGCAGAACTTCTTCCCGGGCAGCGAGAAGGCCTTTATCGATATCTTGACGAACGATCTGGGCAAGGATCTGCTCGACGATCCGAAACACTCGTCGTGCACCGGCATCGGCTACCATTCGGACATCGTGCCCCTGGAGACGATCATGACGGTGGTGGCGCGGCAGTTCTCGCTGATGAACGAGGCGGGCTACGAGAATTTCGTCACCTCGTGCATCACCTCCTTCGGCATCTACACCGAGGTGCTGGCCACGTGGAAAGAGTTTCCCGAGACCGAGGAGAAGACGCGCGAGAACCTCTTCAAGGCCACGGGGCGCGAATTCCGCAAACCGGCCAATGTGGCCCATACGTCGGACGTGATGTTCCACTTCCGCGACGAGATCGCCCGCCGGGCCAAGCATCGGCTGGTCAACGCCGTTACGGGCGAACCGCTGCGCGTGGTCGAGCATATCGGCTGCCACTACGCCAAGATCTTCCCCAAATCGGGCATCGGCGGCTCGGAGTTCCCCTACGTGCTGGCCGGCATGATCGAGTCGTGGGGCGGCGAGGTGGTCGACTATCCCGAACGGCGCCACTGCTGCGGCTTCGGTTTCCGCAACTACCTCGTACAGGCCAACCGCGGCTACTCGATCGCCAATTCGCACAAGAAGCTCGAGAGCATGGCCCCCTACAAACCCGACTTCATCGTGGCCAACTGCCCGGGTTGTGCGATGTTCCTCGACAAGTGGCAGTACGCCATCGCCGAGATGGAGGGGACGACCTACGGCCAGAACGGCCATGGCATTCCGGTGCTCACCTACGAGGAGATGGCCGGGCTGGTGCTGGGCTACGACCCCTGGACGCTGGGCATCCAGATGCACCAGGTCGACGTCGAGCCGCTGCTCGACAAGATGGGCATCGACTACGACCCGGCGGCCAAATACCTGGGCCGCAACGGCAAATACATCGGCAAACCCGCGTCGGCGGTGGTCAACTGCTGCCCGACGGATACGATATACGACATCAGAGAGTAA
- a CDS encoding FAD-dependent oxidoreductase yields the protein MKKRIIVIGGGVAGMQTALRLVEQGMEPVIVEKEPELGGKLRGWHVLFPSFTPAEEVLTDLRRRVNEHGIEVMTSTEVKDFTPQSVTLADGRRLTCEAVVLASGSTLFDASIKEEYGYGIYDNVLTSADLERMFNEGRVARADGTAPRRIAFLHCVGSRDEKVCQQHCSKVCCVTGVKQAIEMKRLFPEADVFNFYMDIRMFGPGYEELYREAQQTYNIHFVRGRISEASPTLEGRVQIKAEDTLTGRPLRMSVDLLVLLIGMRANDDNAALAEGAGLQRAASGFMKPRDLFLGNVSSNVGGIFYAGTVTAPKTIGESLNEATAAADAAARYVEA from the coding sequence ATGAAGAAACGCATCATCGTCATAGGCGGCGGCGTAGCGGGCATGCAGACGGCCCTGCGCCTCGTGGAACAGGGCATGGAGCCCGTGATCGTCGAGAAGGAGCCCGAACTGGGCGGCAAATTGAGGGGCTGGCACGTGTTGTTTCCCTCGTTCACCCCGGCCGAGGAGGTGTTGACCGACCTCCGGCGGCGGGTCAACGAGCACGGCATCGAGGTGATGACCTCCACCGAAGTGAAGGACTTCACGCCGCAGAGCGTGACGCTCGCCGACGGCCGACGGCTGACGTGCGAGGCGGTGGTGCTGGCCTCGGGATCGACCTTGTTCGACGCCTCGATCAAGGAGGAGTACGGCTACGGCATCTACGACAACGTGCTGACGTCGGCCGATCTGGAGCGGATGTTCAACGAAGGCCGTGTGGCCCGGGCCGACGGTACGGCGCCGCGCCGCATCGCCTTCCTGCACTGCGTCGGCTCGCGCGACGAGAAGGTCTGCCAGCAGCACTGCTCGAAGGTCTGCTGCGTGACGGGCGTCAAGCAGGCCATCGAGATGAAGCGCCTCTTCCCCGAGGCCGACGTCTTCAATTTCTACATGGATATCCGCATGTTCGGACCCGGTTACGAGGAGCTTTATCGCGAGGCGCAGCAGACCTATAACATCCACTTCGTGCGCGGGCGCATCTCGGAGGCGAGCCCCACGCTCGAGGGGCGCGTGCAGATCAAGGCCGAAGATACGCTCACGGGGCGTCCGCTGCGCATGAGCGTCGACTTGCTGGTGCTGCTCATCGGCATGCGGGCCAACGACGACAACGCCGCACTGGCCGAAGGTGCCGGGCTGCAGCGTGCCGCGAGCGGGTTCATGAAACCCCGCGACCTCTTCCTGGGCAACGTCTCCAGCAACGTCGGGGGAATCTTCTACGCCGGGACCGTGACGGCGCCGAAGACCATCGGCGAATCGTTGAACGAAGCAACCGCTGCGGCCGATGCCGCGGCCCGATACGTGGAGGCATAG
- a CDS encoding 4Fe-4S dicluster domain-containing protein produces MAAINFGYTISKPRVIDLDRNNLRKSDEILREMPELQTCIGCGACTAICTAGNLTSFNFRRVHTLVRRGEYQGAYEEMNKCMLCGKCRLVCPRGINTRGVVMLIKRKLGDF; encoded by the coding sequence ATGGCAGCAATCAATTTCGGATATACGATCTCCAAGCCGCGGGTGATCGACCTCGACCGCAACAACCTGCGCAAGAGCGACGAGATCCTGCGCGAGATGCCCGAACTGCAGACCTGCATCGGCTGCGGGGCCTGCACGGCGATCTGTACGGCGGGCAACCTCACGTCGTTCAACTTCCGGCGGGTGCATACGCTGGTCCGCCGCGGCGAGTACCAGGGGGCCTACGAGGAGATGAACAAGTGCATGCTGTGCGGCAAGTGCCGCCTGGTCTGCCCGCGGGGAATCAATACGCGCGGGGTGGTGATGCTGATCAAACGTAAACTGGGAGATTTCTGA
- a CDS encoding (Fe-S)-binding protein gives MTFYAPFCLPFILGAAVMFLTLFCKWGHWLWELPRRDKMRLLRGLPTRKTLGAVGEVISESLLHRRIFRVNPLLGYMHMSLAFGWFLLIAVGWIETVAYLGLRYVPLQGHVFFKYFATGLEHKPVFDFLMDLLLLFVLSGVTLAWGKRFYSQAMGLKRTTKHVLGDRIALSALWFIFPARLVAESTTCAIYGGGGFLTGSIGSWMAAHIGTMPLLTMESVAWWFYSSCLGLFFVALPFSRYMHIFTEIPLIFLRRYGIRSSEKESSYDHFQVEACSRCGICIDPCQLQSVLGINDVQSVYFLRDRRYNHLRLQVADNCLMCGRCAERCPVDIDLNTLRLNSRDKMHNVPDERRYDYFKGQDRSSGEGKVGYFAGCMTLLTPRTLTAMSTIFEAAGEEVWWADREGGVCCGRPLKLAGETDSARKMMKYNADLFRKHGITTLVTSCPICLKVFREDYDLPGIEVLHHSEYILRLIRAGRLTLEHGSTRFTYHDPCELGRGSGIYDEPRAVIEAVGELLEPASTRENALCCGSSVANTAISDGQQVQIARSVAAELEATGAEVIVTACPLCKKAIGRGTRSQVRDLSEIVAASLK, from the coding sequence ATGACATTCTACGCACCCTTCTGTCTGCCGTTCATCCTCGGCGCCGCGGTGATGTTCCTCACGCTGTTCTGCAAGTGGGGCCACTGGCTTTGGGAGCTTCCGCGCCGCGACAAGATGCGTCTGCTGCGGGGCCTTCCCACGCGGAAGACCCTCGGAGCCGTGGGCGAGGTGATCAGCGAATCGCTGCTCCACCGCCGCATCTTCCGCGTCAACCCGCTGCTGGGCTACATGCACATGTCGCTGGCCTTCGGGTGGTTCCTGCTCATCGCCGTGGGGTGGATTGAGACCGTAGCCTACCTCGGTCTGCGCTACGTGCCGCTGCAGGGCCACGTCTTCTTCAAATACTTCGCCACGGGGCTCGAACACAAGCCGGTCTTCGACTTCCTGATGGACCTGCTGCTGCTCTTCGTCCTCTCGGGCGTAACGCTGGCCTGGGGCAAACGCTTCTATTCGCAGGCCATGGGGCTGAAACGCACGACGAAACACGTCCTGGGCGACCGCATAGCCCTCTCGGCGCTGTGGTTCATCTTCCCGGCGCGTCTGGTGGCCGAGAGCACTACGTGTGCCATCTACGGCGGCGGGGGATTCCTCACCGGCTCGATCGGCAGCTGGATGGCCGCCCACATCGGGACGATGCCGCTGCTGACGATGGAGTCCGTGGCGTGGTGGTTCTACTCCTCGTGCCTGGGACTCTTCTTCGTGGCGCTTCCCTTCTCGCGCTACATGCACATCTTCACGGAGATCCCGCTCATCTTCCTGCGCCGTTACGGCATCCGCTCCTCGGAGAAGGAGTCGTCGTACGACCACTTTCAGGTCGAGGCCTGCTCGCGCTGCGGCATCTGCATCGACCCCTGCCAGCTGCAGAGCGTGCTGGGGATCAACGACGTGCAGTCGGTCTACTTCCTGCGCGACCGCCGCTACAACCATCTGCGGCTGCAGGTGGCCGACAACTGCCTGATGTGCGGCCGCTGTGCCGAGCGGTGCCCGGTCGACATTGACCTCAACACGCTGCGTCTGAATTCGCGCGACAAGATGCACAACGTCCCCGACGAACGCCGTTACGACTACTTCAAGGGGCAGGACCGCTCGTCGGGCGAGGGCAAGGTGGGCTACTTTGCGGGGTGCATGACGCTGCTCACGCCGCGTACGCTGACGGCCATGTCGACGATCTTCGAGGCGGCGGGCGAGGAGGTCTGGTGGGCCGACCGTGAGGGAGGCGTCTGCTGCGGACGCCCGCTGAAGCTGGCCGGCGAGACCGATTCGGCCCGCAAGATGATGAAATACAACGCCGATCTCTTCCGCAAACACGGCATTACGACGCTTGTCACGTCGTGCCCGATCTGCCTGAAGGTCTTCCGCGAGGATTACGACCTGCCGGGCATCGAGGTGCTCCACCACTCGGAGTACATCCTGCGGCTGATCCGTGCCGGGCGTCTGACCCTCGAACACGGTTCGACGCGCTTTACGTACCACGATCCCTGCGAATTGGGACGCGGCAGCGGCATCTACGACGAACCGCGCGCCGTGATCGAGGCGGTCGGGGAGTTGTTGGAACCCGCCTCGACGCGTGAGAATGCCCTGTGCTGCGGTTCGTCGGTGGCCAATACAGCTATTTCGGACGGCCAGCAGGTGCAGATAGCCCGCTCGGTGGCGGCCGAACTTGAGGCGACGGGGGCCGAGGTGATCGTCACGGCCTGCCCGCTCTGCAAGAAGGCCATCGGACGCGGTACGCGGAGCCAGGTGCGCGATCTTTCGGAGATCGTGGCCGCCTCGCTAAAATAA
- a CDS encoding transposase, translating into MAKVQNFSEISPDLPFTEFDFYELYRRTFETSELGKIRKRLPLGEMAENFGLISKSMRAKKGRKTYFTPEGKVALMFLKMYTGLSSPRLMEHLNGNVHYQLFCDVRIDPMHPLTNYKLLDDVFSELARGLKIQQQQEILARAWKPYMKDLDTMYTDATCYESEMRYPTDAKLLWEGIEKSYEIMCTLSAKLNVHRPRTKYVDVEKANLSYRKRRRHTKVQTRKLTRRLLNLLGKILKETRTLERENAGAEKLLTARQKSDIEIITRVYRQQKAHFENNNPRESVKDRIVSISKPYVRPIVRGKEVKSVEFGAKCNNIQVDGLSFIEKLSFNAFNEGTRLTHCLKMHRKLFGVEAKKVGGDAGYAGSANRGYCKDRGIQTSFVKRGRPSLEKKENDIIRNELARVRATRMEGSFGTQKEHYGLKRIKARTKLTEILYIFFGIHTANAVQLVRREVNEIAQAA; encoded by the coding sequence ATGGCTAAGGTACAAAATTTCTCTGAAATATCACCCGATCTTCCTTTCACGGAGTTCGATTTTTATGAATTGTATAGGCGGACGTTCGAGACTAGCGAGCTGGGAAAAATCAGGAAGAGGCTGCCGCTTGGTGAGATGGCAGAGAACTTTGGACTGATAAGCAAGAGCATGAGAGCGAAGAAAGGGCGAAAAACATACTTCACCCCGGAGGGCAAGGTTGCGCTGATGTTCCTGAAGATGTACACAGGTCTGAGCAGCCCGAGGTTGATGGAGCATCTTAACGGCAACGTCCACTATCAGCTCTTCTGCGATGTGAGAATAGACCCGATGCATCCTCTGACGAACTACAAACTTCTGGACGACGTGTTTTCGGAGCTGGCCCGCGGGCTGAAGATCCAACAGCAGCAGGAGATACTGGCAAGAGCCTGGAAACCGTACATGAAGGACCTGGATACGATGTATACGGATGCAACCTGTTACGAGAGCGAGATGCGCTATCCTACGGATGCGAAGCTTCTGTGGGAAGGAATAGAGAAGTCATATGAGATAATGTGCACTCTGAGTGCCAAGCTGAATGTGCACCGTCCGAGGACGAAGTACGTAGACGTAGAGAAGGCCAACCTGTCGTACAGGAAGCGGCGCAGGCATACGAAAGTCCAGACCAGGAAACTGACCAGACGCCTGCTCAACCTTTTGGGGAAGATACTGAAGGAGACCCGCACACTGGAGAGGGAGAATGCAGGCGCGGAGAAATTGCTGACAGCCAGACAGAAGAGCGATATTGAAATCATCACAAGAGTGTACCGCCAGCAGAAGGCCCACTTCGAGAACAACAATCCTCGCGAGAGTGTCAAGGACAGGATAGTGAGCATCAGCAAGCCGTATGTGAGGCCGATCGTGAGAGGCAAGGAAGTGAAGAGCGTAGAGTTTGGTGCGAAGTGCAACAACATCCAGGTTGACGGACTCTCATTCATCGAGAAGCTGTCATTCAATGCCTTCAACGAGGGAACCAGGCTTACGCACTGCCTGAAGATGCACCGAAAGCTCTTCGGTGTGGAGGCGAAGAAGGTCGGAGGAGATGCAGGCTATGCCGGCAGCGCCAACAGGGGGTACTGCAAGGATAGAGGAATACAGACGTCATTCGTCAAGCGTGGCCGTCCGTCCTTGGAAAAGAAAGAGAACGACATCATCCGCAACGAGCTGGCGAGGGTGAGGGCAACGAGGATGGAAGGCTCGTTCGGAACGCAGAAGGAACACTATGGCCTGAAACGCATCAAGGCAAGGACGAAGTTGACCGAAATCCTGTACATCTTCTTTGGCATCCACACGGCGAATGCAGTACAGCTCGTCCGGCGGGAAGTCAACGAAATTGCCCAGGCTGCCTGA